Proteins found in one Litorihabitans aurantiacus genomic segment:
- a CDS encoding dihydrodipicolinate synthase family protein, translated as MLRSSGGCISRPLTPGRPVDVHRPQRLPLTPLRDDALDERAFIGLIDRLRVAGVDSITALGSTGSYMYLDRAERRRVTQLAVEHAGPVPVMVGIGALRTSVALRYADDAQAAGARALLLAPVTYQALTDAEVYALFETIASAVSVPVVVYDNPGTTHVTFSDDLYASIGGLTNITSIKIPPLPSHGEEAADRVRTIRGVIPGSVTIGISGDASAATGLLAGCDAWYSVIGGTFPAAALSLARAALSGDADDARAQSTRLQPLWDAFARYGSYRVITAAAEHLGLVGPDSLPHPVSGLPAPARAHVAQVVDRLLTHA; from the coding sequence ATGCTTCGATCGTCCGGTGGCTGCATCTCGCGGCCCCTGACTCCCGGGAGACCCGTCGATGTTCACCGGCCTCAGCGCCTTCCCCTGACCCCGCTGCGCGACGACGCCCTCGACGAGCGCGCCTTCATCGGTCTCATCGATCGTCTGCGCGTCGCCGGTGTCGACTCGATCACCGCGCTAGGGTCGACCGGCTCCTACATGTACCTCGATCGGGCCGAGCGACGGCGAGTCACGCAGCTCGCCGTCGAGCACGCAGGGCCCGTACCGGTGATGGTCGGCATCGGCGCGCTGCGGACGTCCGTCGCCCTGCGGTACGCCGACGACGCCCAGGCGGCCGGCGCCCGCGCACTCCTGCTGGCGCCTGTGACCTACCAGGCGCTCACCGATGCGGAGGTCTACGCGCTGTTCGAGACCATCGCCTCCGCGGTCTCGGTGCCTGTGGTGGTCTACGACAATCCGGGCACCACCCACGTGACCTTCAGCGACGACCTCTACGCCAGCATCGGTGGCCTCACCAACATCACGTCGATCAAGATTCCTCCGCTCCCCTCCCACGGTGAGGAAGCCGCCGACCGGGTGAGGACGATCCGCGGTGTCATCCCCGGATCCGTGACGATCGGCATCTCCGGTGACGCCTCAGCCGCGACCGGACTGCTCGCGGGCTGCGACGCCTGGTACTCCGTCATCGGCGGGACCTTCCCCGCCGCAGCCCTCTCGCTGGCGCGCGCGGCACTCAGCGGCGACGCTGATGACGCCCGCGCGCAGTCCACCCGACTGCAACCCCTCTGGGACGCGTTCGCGCGGTACGGCAGCTACCGCGTCATCACTGCGGCCGCCGAACACCTCGGCCTGGTCGGCCCCGACAGCCTCCCCCACCCCGTCTCCGGTCTACCCGCCCCCGCACGTGCCCACGTCGCGCAGGTCGTCGACCGCCTGTTGACGCACGCGTGA
- a CDS encoding class I SAM-dependent methyltransferase yields MRGVRPVARTSRSPHGLERRDVAAVELMDDPACDAEGLRRTYRAFVVINRVLAGWRRVYVRRIRPLLSADTVTTLLDVGSGGGDVARSLARWAARDGLRLEVTGIDPDARAIAYATSRPALPDLTFERAHSGDLVARGARFDVVISNHVLHHLDPAARDGLLADSAVLARRLVVHGDIARSRRAYAAYWVATLPLVRAGRASAPFVRDDGLISIRRSYTARELAAVLPAGWRVERAPFRVLAVLDGRAVLDAREPSGGDDARA; encoded by the coding sequence GTGAGAGGCGTGCGCCCCGTCGCCCGCACCTCCCGATCGCCGCACGGGCTCGAGCGGCGAGACGTCGCGGCCGTCGAGCTGATGGACGACCCGGCGTGCGACGCCGAGGGGCTGCGCCGGACCTACCGCGCGTTCGTCGTGATCAACCGCGTGCTGGCGGGGTGGCGGCGCGTCTACGTGCGCCGGATCCGGCCGCTGCTGAGCGCCGACACGGTCACGACGCTGCTGGACGTCGGCTCGGGCGGCGGCGACGTCGCCCGGTCCCTCGCCCGGTGGGCCGCGCGCGACGGGCTGCGCCTGGAGGTCACCGGCATCGACCCCGACGCCCGGGCGATCGCGTACGCCACGAGCCGGCCGGCGCTCCCGGATCTCACCTTCGAGCGCGCGCACAGCGGCGATCTCGTGGCGCGGGGTGCCCGGTTCGACGTCGTGATCTCCAACCACGTGCTGCACCACCTCGACCCCGCCGCGCGCGACGGCCTCCTGGCCGACAGCGCGGTGCTGGCGCGCCGACTCGTGGTGCACGGCGACATCGCCCGGAGCCGCCGGGCGTACGCGGCCTACTGGGTCGCGACGCTGCCGCTCGTGCGGGCCGGACGCGCGTCGGCACCGTTCGTGCGCGACGACGGGCTGATCTCGATCCGGCGCTCCTACACGGCGCGCGAGCTGGCGGCGGTGCTACCCGCCGGGTGGCGCGTCGAGCGCGCCCCGTTCCGCGTGCTGGCCGTGCTGGACGGGCGCGCCGTTCTGGACGCACGTGAGCCGAGCGGCGGTGACGACGCGCGTGCGTGA
- a CDS encoding FAD-dependent oxidoreductase translates to MRDVLVVGGGAVGLALADRLLAAGLDVAVWERRDAPEAGDEGAGHSRAIGLHAPALEVLDPVLARTIASEAVHVRHGVARTRAGVLGVVPFDGVSRRFPYVATLPQSRTEHLLRAHVRRGHPGVVAFGTAVVAVEPTRSGVRVAGERRSRDGGSAAPVVETARFVVAADGARSAVRDLVGIEAPVHTYADTYLMGDVADSTGAGDDAVIHLEPGGVVESFPLPGGVRRWVVHTGPAAGPHLEASPELLAALVRERTGEAVDPATTSMLSAFAVRRRLAPRTVAGRVVLLGDAAHEISPIGGQGMNLGWLDGARLAPVLVAAVQGRTDAAGTARALAAYDVDRRRRARWAARQAELNMSLGRPVSGTRAVVRDSALTAALRTPLRRGLASVYAMRHMR, encoded by the coding sequence GTGCGTGACGTCCTCGTGGTCGGTGGCGGCGCCGTCGGGCTCGCGCTGGCCGACCGGCTCCTCGCCGCCGGACTCGACGTCGCGGTGTGGGAGCGCCGGGACGCACCCGAGGCGGGAGACGAGGGCGCGGGCCACTCGCGCGCCATCGGGCTGCACGCGCCGGCGCTGGAGGTCCTCGACCCCGTGCTCGCGCGCACGATCGCGTCCGAGGCGGTGCACGTGCGCCACGGAGTCGCGCGCACGCGCGCCGGCGTCCTGGGCGTCGTGCCGTTCGACGGCGTCTCGCGCCGGTTCCCGTACGTGGCCACGCTGCCGCAGTCGCGCACCGAGCACCTGCTGCGCGCTCACGTGCGGCGCGGCCACCCCGGGGTCGTCGCGTTCGGCACGGCCGTGGTCGCGGTGGAGCCGACGCGCTCGGGGGTGAGGGTGGCGGGCGAGCGCCGGTCGCGCGACGGCGGCTCCGCGGCACCGGTGGTCGAGACGGCACGGTTCGTCGTCGCGGCCGACGGCGCCCGGAGCGCGGTGCGCGACCTCGTCGGCATCGAGGCGCCCGTCCACACCTACGCCGACACCTACCTCATGGGCGACGTCGCCGACTCGACCGGCGCGGGAGACGACGCGGTCATCCACCTCGAGCCCGGCGGCGTCGTGGAGTCCTTCCCGCTGCCGGGCGGCGTGCGGCGCTGGGTCGTGCACACGGGGCCGGCGGCCGGCCCCCACCTCGAGGCCTCACCGGAGCTGCTCGCCGCGCTGGTGCGCGAGCGCACCGGGGAGGCGGTCGACCCCGCGACCACGTCGATGCTCAGCGCGTTCGCCGTGCGGCGCCGGCTCGCGCCCCGCACGGTGGCTGGTCGCGTCGTGCTGCTGGGGGACGCGGCGCACGAGATCTCCCCCATCGGCGGCCAGGGGATGAACCTGGGCTGGCTCGACGGCGCGCGCCTGGCCCCGGTCCTCGTCGCGGCCGTGCAGGGGCGCACCGACGCCGCCGGCACCGCTCGTGCCCTGGCCGCGTACGACGTCGACCGACGCCGTCGCGCCCGCTGGGCGGCCCGCCAGGCCGAGCTCAACATGTCGCTGGGCCGACCAGTCTCCGGTACGCGCGCCGTCGTGCGCGACTCCGCGCTGACCGCCGCGCTGCGCACCCCGCTGCGCCGCGGGCTCGCGTCGGTCTACGCGATGCGCCACATGCGCTGA
- the phoA gene encoding alkaline phosphatase produces the protein MSSTSRRRAAAIALLAGAALAVPAAAWADPTDHGGAARLDGDQTQAVRDALVEGPATNVILLIGDGMGDSEITVARNYAEGAAGTLAGIDALPLTGQYTTWALTADGLPNYASESASTASAWSTGTKTVNGRLSVDVEGAPQPTLLELARANGLRTGNVTTSEIQDATSGAQVSHVGARSCYGPEDMAACAGQSLEEGGLGSISEQLLNVRPDVTLGGGAETFDQVATGGPWAGATLRDQARERGYQVVGDVAGLDAVTAADATRPVLGLFTPGNFPVRYTGPEATIGGGDLDPVTCTENPERLDSDLSLGSLTSKAIELLDSSDGFFLQVEGASIDKRDHAADACGQIGETVDLDEAVQVALDFARQDGETLVVVTADHAHTSQIVGSTPPGPSVHLLTQEGVGMIVSYGTSELGESMQHTGAQVRIAGYGPGAANVLGLTDQTDLFFTSARTLELDADVAALSADATLTLSSPTVAPGASVTAQVTGLAADWQATTTLADAAVAEVPVDVLDGGASVPFTAPAEPGTYRVAVTGAQTGTVLAADLVVSPTATDAPTTPVPTEVPTGGPVPSDAPTDVPTDGAGAGTGGRPGPPLSLTGADVAGYSLIAAALLVGGTGLAVWRRRQLRASV, from the coding sequence ATGTCCTCCACCAGTAGGCGGCGCGCCGCCGCTATCGCCCTCCTCGCCGGAGCGGCGCTCGCCGTCCCGGCCGCGGCGTGGGCGGACCCCACCGACCACGGCGGCGCCGCGCGGCTCGACGGCGACCAGACCCAGGCGGTGCGAGACGCGCTGGTCGAAGGACCGGCCACGAACGTCATCCTGCTCATCGGCGACGGGATGGGCGACTCGGAGATCACGGTGGCCCGCAACTACGCCGAGGGCGCCGCCGGCACGCTCGCGGGGATCGACGCGCTGCCGCTGACCGGCCAGTACACGACCTGGGCCCTGACGGCCGACGGCCTGCCGAACTACGCCTCGGAGTCCGCCTCGACGGCGAGTGCGTGGTCGACCGGTACCAAGACCGTCAACGGCCGCCTCTCGGTCGACGTCGAGGGTGCCCCGCAGCCGACGCTGCTCGAGCTCGCCCGCGCGAACGGCCTGCGCACCGGCAACGTGACGACGTCCGAGATCCAGGACGCCACCTCCGGAGCCCAGGTCTCTCACGTCGGTGCACGCTCCTGCTACGGCCCCGAGGACATGGCCGCGTGCGCGGGCCAGTCGCTCGAGGAGGGCGGCCTCGGCTCGATCAGCGAGCAGCTGCTGAACGTCCGCCCGGACGTGACGCTCGGGGGCGGCGCGGAGACCTTCGACCAGGTCGCGACGGGCGGCCCCTGGGCCGGCGCCACCCTGCGCGACCAGGCGCGCGAGCGCGGCTACCAGGTCGTGGGCGACGTCGCCGGACTCGACGCCGTGACCGCGGCCGACGCGACGCGGCCGGTCCTCGGCCTGTTCACCCCCGGCAACTTCCCGGTGCGCTACACCGGCCCCGAGGCCACGATCGGCGGCGGCGACCTCGACCCGGTCACGTGCACCGAGAACCCCGAGCGCCTGGACAGCGACCTCTCGCTGGGCTCCCTCACGTCGAAGGCCATCGAGCTCCTCGACAGCTCCGACGGCTTCTTCCTCCAGGTCGAGGGCGCCAGCATCGACAAGCGCGACCACGCGGCCGACGCGTGCGGTCAGATCGGTGAGACGGTCGACCTCGACGAGGCCGTGCAGGTCGCGCTCGACTTCGCGCGCCAGGACGGCGAGACCCTCGTCGTCGTGACCGCCGACCACGCCCACACGAGCCAGATCGTCGGATCCACCCCTCCCGGCCCGTCGGTGCACCTGCTGACGCAGGAGGGCGTGGGGATGATCGTCTCCTACGGCACCTCCGAGCTCGGTGAGTCGATGCAGCACACCGGTGCGCAGGTGCGCATCGCCGGCTACGGCCCCGGCGCCGCGAACGTCCTCGGGCTCACCGACCAGACGGACCTCTTCTTCACCTCCGCGCGCACCCTCGAGCTGGACGCGGACGTGGCCGCGCTCAGCGCGGACGCGACGCTGACGCTCTCGTCCCCGACCGTGGCGCCCGGGGCGAGCGTGACGGCGCAGGTCACTGGGCTGGCGGCCGACTGGCAGGCCACCACCACGCTGGCCGACGCGGCGGTCGCCGAGGTGCCGGTCGACGTACTCGACGGCGGCGCGAGCGTCCCGTTCACGGCCCCGGCGGAGCCGGGCACCTACCGCGTCGCCGTCACGGGTGCGCAGACCGGCACGGTGCTGGCAGCCGATCTCGTCGTCAGCCCGACCGCGACCGACGCCCCGACGACCCCGGTTCCGACCGAGGTGCCCACCGGCGGCCCTGTCCCGTCGGACGCACCGACCGACGTGCCCACCGACGGCGCCGGCGCGGGCACGGGCGGACGTCCCGGCCCTCCGCTCAGCCTCACCGGGGCCGACGTCGCCGGGTACTCGCTGATCGCGGCGGCGCTGCTGGTCGGCGGCACGGGCCTGGCCGTGTGGCGCCGACGGCAGCTGCGCGCCTCGGTCTGA
- a CDS encoding type III polyketide synthase, with amino-acid sequence MAVSIRSVATAVPPTVLAQHAMRDLLAAQPGRSRLARRLIASAFDASAIDTRHTVVTDLDTAVREADPASPPLLRDPATDAVLRPGTGARNAAYAAALPPLLLAAAREALAASGDLDLADVTHVVTASCTGFFAPGPDYVLVRDLGLAPTTRRLHIGYMGCYAAFPALAAARSICAEDPGAVVLVVCAELCSLHLDASDDPDAIVAASVFADGAAAAVVTARPAPAGHRVLDIDELRTTLTPVGEQDMAWTIGDHGFEMVLSRYVPGIIHEHIRGALDGLLATAGTEVADAHAVIERWAVHPGGRSVLDKVAAALDLDAEQMAPSRAVLREFGNMSSATVLFILQRLLAGEDAGGTDRAADGERVCAMAFGPGLTVESALLTLRENPA; translated from the coding sequence ATGGCTGTCAGCATCCGTTCGGTGGCCACCGCGGTCCCGCCCACCGTCCTGGCCCAGCACGCGATGCGCGATCTGCTCGCCGCGCAGCCGGGCCGCAGCCGGCTGGCCCGACGGCTCATCGCCTCCGCCTTCGACGCCTCGGCCATCGACACCCGCCACACCGTCGTCACCGACCTCGACACGGCCGTGCGTGAGGCGGACCCCGCCTCGCCCCCGCTCCTGCGGGACCCGGCCACGGACGCCGTCCTGCGGCCCGGCACCGGGGCCCGCAACGCCGCCTACGCCGCAGCGCTCCCGCCGCTGCTGCTCGCGGCCGCGCGCGAGGCGCTCGCCGCCTCCGGCGACCTCGACCTGGCCGACGTGACCCACGTCGTCACCGCCTCGTGCACCGGCTTCTTCGCGCCCGGGCCGGACTACGTCCTCGTGCGCGACCTCGGTCTCGCCCCCACGACCCGACGCCTGCACATCGGGTACATGGGGTGCTACGCGGCCTTCCCGGCCCTCGCCGCCGCGCGGTCGATCTGCGCGGAGGACCCCGGCGCCGTCGTGCTCGTGGTGTGCGCCGAGCTGTGCTCGCTGCACCTGGACGCCTCCGACGACCCGGACGCGATCGTCGCCGCCTCGGTGTTCGCCGACGGCGCCGCCGCCGCCGTCGTCACGGCGCGACCCGCGCCCGCTGGGCACCGGGTGCTCGACATCGACGAGCTGCGCACCACCCTGACCCCGGTGGGCGAGCAGGACATGGCGTGGACCATCGGCGACCACGGGTTCGAGATGGTGCTCTCGCGGTACGTGCCCGGCATCATCCACGAGCACATCCGCGGTGCGCTGGACGGCCTGCTCGCGACGGCGGGCACCGAGGTCGCCGACGCCCACGCGGTGATCGAGCGCTGGGCCGTCCACCCGGGCGGGCGCTCCGTGCTCGACAAGGTCGCCGCGGCCCTCGACCTCGACGCCGAGCAGATGGCACCCTCGCGCGCCGTCCTGCGCGAGTTCGGGAACATGTCGAGCGCGACCGTCCTGTTCATCCTGCAGCGGCTCCTCGCGGGCGAGGACGCGGGTGGCACCGATCGAGCCGCCGACGGCGAGCGCGTGTGCGCGATGGCGTTCGGCCCGGGGCTGACGGTCGAGTCGGCGCTGCTGACGCTGCGCGAGAACCCTGCGTGA
- a CDS encoding polysaccharide deacetylase family protein, protein MRGRLRNLSIACATALALTACTPAAPPPEEDSGPPPTSPTPTSSPGQPIERIAAPSLSDELVPGLELVSETDEDLRIYTQHAVVPGAEDLSAALADYASQAREAYLPVAESAVEAGDVENLPDLNVRPALVGSAPDVLGVRMTTYQFSEDTGTANARTWWVDGGDLLDSADLFATPEAFTEFGDLVMADLEARELGPWAPDDEPTRQLTSITFTDGDPVAELPAGALTAAAAGSLTVRIPAGELLSDAGRRAAAAVADPQPYDTGQVAPTSPPQESTPPPSASPTDDPPSSDVDCAQVACVALTYDDGPSASLTPQLLDVLAERGVPATFFLLGSSVESHPGVAARIAQEGHEIANHTFSHRDLTNLDPTERAAEIADTTAAIESATGVTPTLVRPPYGAQDDAVVAESGMVVVTWDVDTEDWSNRDAAVTTDTALAGVEAGSIILMHDIHPSTIEAAPGLIDALEAEGYTLVTVSDILAPLDPAPGTLVSRGAS, encoded by the coding sequence ATGAGGGGGCGTCTCAGGAACCTGTCGATCGCGTGCGCCACGGCGCTGGCACTCACCGCGTGCACGCCGGCGGCCCCGCCGCCGGAGGAGGACTCGGGGCCACCACCGACGTCCCCGACGCCGACCTCCTCCCCGGGGCAGCCGATCGAGCGGATCGCCGCGCCGTCCCTCTCGGACGAGCTCGTGCCCGGCCTCGAGCTCGTGTCGGAGACGGACGAGGACCTGCGGATCTACACGCAGCACGCGGTCGTGCCCGGGGCCGAGGACCTGTCGGCCGCCCTGGCGGACTACGCGTCGCAGGCGCGGGAGGCCTACCTCCCGGTCGCCGAGTCGGCCGTCGAGGCGGGCGACGTCGAGAACCTCCCCGACCTCAACGTCCGTCCGGCCCTGGTCGGGTCCGCACCCGACGTGCTCGGCGTGCGCATGACGACCTACCAGTTCTCCGAGGACACGGGGACCGCGAACGCCCGGACGTGGTGGGTCGACGGCGGCGACCTGCTCGACTCGGCAGACCTCTTCGCGACTCCGGAGGCCTTCACCGAGTTCGGTGACCTCGTGATGGCGGACCTCGAGGCACGTGAGCTGGGCCCCTGGGCGCCGGACGACGAGCCCACGCGTCAGCTCACCTCCATCACGTTCACCGACGGCGATCCGGTCGCCGAGCTCCCCGCCGGCGCTCTGACCGCCGCCGCGGCGGGTTCGCTCACCGTCCGCATTCCGGCCGGCGAGCTGCTGTCCGACGCCGGGCGGCGCGCGGCCGCCGCCGTCGCCGATCCGCAGCCCTACGACACCGGGCAGGTCGCACCGACCTCGCCGCCGCAGGAGTCGACGCCCCCGCCGTCGGCCTCGCCGACCGATGACCCGCCGTCGTCCGACGTGGACTGCGCGCAGGTCGCGTGCGTCGCCCTCACCTACGACGACGGGCCCTCCGCGAGCCTGACGCCCCAGCTCCTGGATGTGCTCGCGGAGCGCGGCGTGCCCGCCACCTTCTTCCTGCTGGGCTCCTCCGTCGAGAGCCACCCGGGGGTGGCCGCCCGGATCGCGCAGGAGGGCCACGAGATCGCCAACCACACGTTCTCCCACCGCGACCTCACCAACCTCGACCCGACCGAGCGGGCGGCGGAGATCGCCGACACGACCGCCGCGATCGAGTCCGCGACCGGCGTGACGCCGACGCTGGTGCGGCCGCCGTACGGCGCTCAGGACGACGCCGTCGTGGCCGAGTCCGGCATGGTGGTGGTGACGTGGGACGTCGACACCGAGGACTGGTCGAACCGCGATGCGGCGGTCACGACCGACACCGCGCTGGCGGGCGTCGAGGCCGGGTCCATCATCCTCATGCACGACATCCACCCGAGCACGATCGAGGCGGCGCCGGGCCTGATCGACGCGCTCGAGGCCGAGGGCTACACGCTCGTCACGGTGTCCGACATCCTCGCGCCGCTCGATCCGGCGCCCGGCACGCTGGTCTCGCGCGGGGCGTCCTGA
- a CDS encoding UbiA family prenyltransferase: MLARTRSLLLSSHPGPTATVTVLAVVLGVGTGLPAWRVVVLGLAFLAGQLSIGFSNDWLDAARDRAVHRSDKPVARGDLPVGVVRGAAWVTAALTVPLSFALGWRAAVAHLVLVASGWAYNVALKRTAFSVAPFVLSFGLLPAVVTLSAVPPATTAWWALAVGAVFGVAIHFTNVLPDLDDDARTGVDGLPHRLGRVVSGVVAFAALAVAAALTTLGPVLAGQIGRPGVLGVVGLVVCVAIAVVGVVRVVRRPPDRLLFQLIIVASLVVAAQLALSGTSLAV, encoded by the coding sequence ATGCTCGCCCGCACCCGGTCGCTCCTGCTGTCCAGCCACCCCGGACCGACCGCGACGGTCACGGTCCTGGCGGTGGTGCTGGGCGTCGGGACCGGCCTGCCGGCGTGGCGCGTGGTCGTGCTGGGGCTGGCGTTCCTGGCCGGCCAGCTCTCGATCGGGTTCTCCAACGACTGGCTCGACGCCGCGCGCGACCGGGCGGTCCACCGCAGCGACAAGCCGGTCGCCCGGGGTGATCTGCCGGTCGGCGTGGTGCGCGGTGCCGCGTGGGTCACGGCGGCCCTCACGGTGCCGCTCTCGTTCGCGCTCGGGTGGCGGGCCGCGGTCGCCCACCTCGTGCTGGTCGCCTCGGGCTGGGCCTACAACGTCGCGCTGAAGCGCACCGCGTTCTCGGTGGCGCCGTTCGTGCTGAGCTTCGGGCTGCTGCCCGCCGTCGTCACGCTGTCGGCCGTGCCGCCCGCCACGACCGCGTGGTGGGCCCTGGCGGTGGGGGCGGTCTTCGGCGTCGCCATCCACTTCACCAACGTGCTGCCCGACCTGGACGACGACGCGAGGACCGGTGTCGACGGACTGCCGCACCGCCTGGGGCGCGTGGTCTCCGGGGTCGTCGCGTTCGCGGCGCTGGCGGTCGCCGCGGCGCTGACGACGCTCGGCCCGGTGCTGGCGGGTCAGATCGGGCGGCCCGGTGTGCTCGGTGTCGTCGGCCTGGTCGTGTGCGTGGCGATCGCGGTCGTCGGTGTCGTGCGGGTGGTGCGCCGGCCGCCGGACAGGCTGCTGTTCCAGCTGATCATCGTGGCCTCGCTGGTGGTCGCGGCGCAGCTCGCGCTGTCGGGGACGTCGCTGGCCGTCTGA
- a CDS encoding EcsC family protein has translation MARRRRFRPSRSQVAQTRTALEEAREGREGSGAIDRVIRTIMAVGIDGAGPVRGARATAERALRAEGGDVERAVRRVVRTHTRGGAVGGVVTGVGGFTTMAVALPVNLLEFYVQATRMVAAIASLRGHDVDDPHVRTAVMLTLVGSDANDVLEKAGMATGTGRVASFALKRLPASSLMVVNKAIGFRLLRGVGERFLTRLGRGVPLIGGLLGGALDAVMMRRIAAHARKQLPA, from the coding sequence ATGGCACGACGCCGCAGGTTCCGCCCCAGCAGGTCCCAGGTCGCGCAGACGCGCACGGCGCTGGAGGAGGCTCGCGAGGGCCGTGAGGGCTCGGGCGCGATCGACCGTGTGATCCGCACGATCATGGCGGTCGGGATCGACGGCGCGGGACCCGTGCGCGGGGCGCGCGCCACGGCCGAGCGCGCCCTGCGGGCGGAGGGCGGCGACGTCGAGCGGGCAGTGCGCCGGGTGGTGCGCACCCACACGCGCGGCGGCGCGGTCGGTGGCGTCGTGACCGGCGTCGGCGGATTCACCACGATGGCGGTCGCGCTCCCGGTCAACCTGCTGGAGTTCTACGTGCAGGCCACCCGCATGGTCGCGGCGATCGCGTCGCTGCGCGGCCACGACGTCGACGACCCCCACGTCCGCACGGCGGTGATGCTGACGCTGGTCGGCTCTGACGCGAACGACGTCCTGGAGAAGGCCGGGATGGCGACGGGTACCGGCCGCGTGGCGTCGTTCGCGCTGAAGCGGCTGCCGGCGTCGTCCCTCATGGTCGTGAACAAGGCCATCGGGTTCCGCCTGCTGCGCGGCGTGGGGGAGCGATTCCTCACGCGGCTCGGCCGCGGGGTGCCCCTGATCGGCGGCCTCCTGGGCGGCGCGCTCGACGCCGTCATGATGCGCCGCATCGCCGCGCACGCCCGCAAGCAGCTGCCCGCCTGA
- a CDS encoding NAD(P)/FAD-dependent oxidoreductase yields the protein MSRSTTAPSATGGERAAVARHDVVVVGGGNAGLSLAGKLLREGARDVAVVEPARVHHYRPMLSYVAGGQAELAELQHAQDEVGPSGARRYAGAVVAVDPRRSTVTLADGRELGYGDLALCPGSDVDWDAIPGSREAVATPAASTSYLPEHAVDVWPMLTGVRAGRVVVVVDDRHVPCAPVILKPLVMALEHWRATGVRGAIDVEVLLASETFVPLPRAEAELRAMLEEQGVALRTGVRVSAVEPRDGDGDGGTVVTVDGVRTPYDALLLAPPHRAPAWVAASGLTTSEGGFVVVDPDTLQVPGHPRIWALGDVADLDALPSGGALRQQVPVVAHNIAARRTGRAMRIYDGYSIAPVTTRAHRLLLAEFDRDGREEPTIPVGDLVRPRAASWFFDRYVEPVVYLRRLLRGKVG from the coding sequence GTGAGCAGATCCACCACCGCCCCGTCCGCGACCGGTGGCGAGCGCGCCGCGGTGGCGCGGCACGACGTCGTCGTCGTGGGCGGCGGCAACGCCGGCCTCTCGCTGGCGGGCAAGCTGCTGCGCGAGGGTGCGCGCGACGTCGCCGTCGTCGAACCCGCCCGCGTGCACCACTACCGCCCGATGCTGTCCTACGTCGCGGGCGGCCAGGCGGAGCTCGCGGAGCTCCAGCACGCGCAGGACGAGGTGGGTCCCTCCGGCGCTCGGCGGTACGCGGGCGCCGTCGTCGCGGTGGACCCCCGACGCTCGACCGTGACGCTGGCGGACGGGCGCGAGCTTGGCTACGGCGACCTCGCGCTCTGCCCGGGGTCGGATGTGGACTGGGACGCGATCCCGGGGTCGCGCGAGGCGGTGGCGACCCCGGCGGCGTCGACGAGCTACCTGCCGGAGCACGCCGTCGACGTCTGGCCGATGCTGACGGGCGTGCGGGCCGGGCGGGTCGTGGTCGTCGTCGACGACCGGCACGTGCCGTGCGCGCCCGTGATCCTCAAGCCGCTGGTGATGGCGCTGGAGCACTGGCGCGCGACCGGGGTGCGCGGCGCGATCGACGTCGAGGTGCTGCTGGCGTCCGAGACGTTCGTCCCGCTGCCCCGCGCGGAGGCGGAGCTGCGCGCGATGCTCGAGGAGCAGGGTGTCGCCCTGCGGACCGGCGTTCGCGTATCGGCGGTCGAGCCGCGCGACGGCGACGGCGACGGCGGCACGGTCGTCACGGTCGACGGCGTCCGCACGCCCTACGACGCGCTCCTGCTCGCACCGCCGCACCGCGCGCCCGCGTGGGTCGCCGCGAGCGGGCTGACGACGAGCGAGGGCGGTTTCGTCGTCGTCGACCCCGATACGCTGCAGGTGCCGGGACACCCGCGGATCTGGGCGCTCGGCGACGTGGCGGACCTGGACGCGCTGCCCTCGGGCGGCGCCCTGCGCCAGCAGGTCCCGGTCGTCGCGCACAACATCGCCGCCCGCCGCACCGGGCGCGCGATGCGGATCTACGACGGCTACTCGATCGCACCCGTGACCACCCGGGCGCACCGGCTCCTGCTGGCGGAGTTCGACCGCGACGGCCGCGAGGAGCCGACGATCCCGGTCGGGGACCTCGTGCGGCCCCGCGCCGCGTCATGGTTCTTCGACCGGTACGTCGAGCCGGTCGTCTACCTGCGTCGCCTGCTGCGCGGCAAGGTCGGCTGA